In Balneola sp., one genomic interval encodes:
- a CDS encoding DNA primase: MISPDEIIDEAQRLASPKPVQKDASFVLKNLLAQVEEIDFDKEAYPKVEKLRAKQKDIHDPDELSEIQKKLDSFKLYQKHYLIITIEKLLEVARANEWDLCQRLADYYVYNGEYWHVLNKEELAAFLGNVAEKMGVPKFDSRYYEFKDKLFKQFESSAHLPEPEIDGNTALVNLQNGTFEITPKGQNLREFDPDDFMTYQLPFKYTPEASAPLFERYLSEVLPDQESQTVLAEFMGYIFLRNLKLEKVLFLYGSGRNGKSVMFDIIKAMLGENNISFYGLQNLTDDTNYTRAKLVNKLINWASDVGDKLQSNTFKQLASGEPIEARLPYKEPFILRNVCKFAFNTNKLPADVEHTDAFFERFLIIPFDQYIEPERRDPKLAEKIISNELPGVFNWVLAGLNRLIEQEGFSHCEASDQVLKDFRKESDSVALFMDDLGYKADPESWTQAKPVYQSYREWCFSEGLKPLSKKNMLKRCDTLGLFTSTKNVGKVIHIKKHQVNGHAH; encoded by the coding sequence ATGATATCACCAGATGAAATAATTGATGAAGCCCAAAGACTGGCTAGCCCAAAGCCGGTTCAGAAAGATGCTTCTTTTGTACTTAAAAACTTATTGGCACAAGTTGAAGAAATAGACTTTGATAAAGAAGCATATCCTAAAGTTGAAAAACTCAGAGCCAAGCAAAAAGATATTCATGATCCTGATGAATTAAGTGAGATTCAAAAAAAGCTGGACTCATTTAAGCTTTATCAGAAGCATTATCTGATTATAACCATAGAAAAGCTTTTAGAGGTTGCAAGGGCTAATGAATGGGATCTATGCCAAAGATTAGCAGATTATTACGTCTATAACGGCGAATATTGGCATGTACTTAATAAAGAAGAGTTGGCAGCATTCTTAGGAAATGTAGCCGAGAAGATGGGAGTTCCGAAATTCGACTCCAGGTATTACGAGTTTAAGGATAAGCTGTTCAAACAGTTTGAATCTTCAGCGCACCTTCCGGAGCCTGAAATTGATGGAAACACTGCATTAGTTAACCTTCAAAACGGAACCTTTGAGATAACCCCTAAAGGACAGAATCTGAGGGAGTTTGATCCAGATGATTTTATGACTTACCAGCTTCCTTTTAAATACACCCCGGAGGCTTCAGCACCACTTTTTGAGAGATACCTTTCTGAAGTGTTACCAGATCAGGAGAGCCAAACTGTATTGGCTGAGTTTATGGGGTATATTTTTCTAAGAAATCTGAAACTTGAAAAAGTTCTCTTTCTTTATGGATCTGGTAGGAACGGAAAAAGCGTGATGTTTGACATCATAAAGGCTATGCTGGGAGAGAATAATATCAGTTTCTATGGCCTTCAGAACCTAACTGACGATACAAATTATACCCGAGCCAAATTAGTAAATAAGTTGATTAATTGGGCTTCAGATGTAGGTGATAAGCTTCAAAGTAATACCTTTAAACAGCTTGCTTCAGGTGAACCGATTGAGGCAAGACTTCCATACAAAGAGCCATTTATACTGAGGAACGTATGTAAATTTGCCTTTAACACAAATAAACTTCCTGCTGATGTTGAGCATACAGACGCTTTCTTTGAGCGCTTCCTAATCATTCCCTTTGATCAATACATTGAGCCTGAGAGAAGAGATCCCAAGCTGGCTGAGAAAATCATATCCAATGAGCTGCCGGGTGTATTTAATTGGGTGCTGGCTGGCCTGAATAGACTGATTGAACAGGAAGGCTTTTCACATTGTGAGGCTTCAGATCAAGTTTTAAAGGACTTCAGAAAAGAATCTGACTCAGTGGCTTTATTTATGGATGATTTAGGCTATAAAGCAGATCCGGAAAGCTGGACACAGGCTAAACCAGTCTATCAGTCTTACCGTGAATGGTGCTTTAGTGAAGGATTGAAACCACTCTCCAAAAAGAACATGCTTAAGCGCTGCGATACCTTAGGGCTTTTCACTAGTACCAAGAATGTTGGAAAGGTTATTCATATCAAAAAACACCAGGTGAATGGCCATGCTCACTAA
- a CDS encoding carboxymethylenebutenolidase: protein MKSALVFIFTLFISASALAQDYAIQQLEDSPRHHEWVTIESNDRTLHNFVVYPETSEPAPVVIVIHENRGLNDWARSFADQLAGKGFIAVAPDLISNTVDGIKKTSDFETSDAARQAIYGLEADFVTKDLMNVLEYAKTIKAGDGTFAVAGFCWGGSQSFRFATNAGDAIDAAFVFYGTGPGDQEAYSSVEVPVYGFYGGDDQRVNSTIESSEEAMNSFNKTYQYEIYEGAGHAFMRRGDDPEAPSDDPNVMARNKSWDRLVSILNEL, encoded by the coding sequence ATGAAATCAGCCCTAGTTTTTATTTTCACTCTATTTATATCAGCTTCTGCTTTGGCACAGGATTATGCCATCCAGCAGCTCGAGGATTCTCCCCGCCATCACGAATGGGTGACGATAGAATCAAATGACCGAACGCTTCACAATTTTGTAGTGTACCCGGAGACTTCTGAGCCTGCTCCTGTGGTTATTGTAATTCATGAAAACCGGGGCTTAAATGACTGGGCTCGCAGTTTCGCAGACCAGCTAGCCGGAAAAGGGTTTATTGCCGTAGCTCCCGATCTTATCTCGAATACGGTTGATGGCATTAAGAAAACCAGTGACTTTGAAACTTCTGATGCCGCTCGTCAGGCTATTTATGGGTTAGAAGCTGACTTCGTTACCAAAGATTTAATGAACGTTCTAGAATACGCCAAAACCATCAAGGCGGGAGATGGAACCTTTGCTGTTGCCGGATTTTGCTGGGGAGGCTCTCAGTCATTTCGTTTCGCTACCAATGCCGGTGATGCTATTGATGCGGCTTTCGTTTTCTATGGAACAGGCCCCGGAGATCAGGAAGCTTACAGCAGCGTTGAAGTTCCGGTTTATGGGTTCTACGGTGGAGACGATCAGCGCGTGAATTCCACCATTGAGTCATCAGAAGAAGCGATGAATTCATTCAACAAAACCTACCAATACGAAATTTACGAGGGCGCCGGCCACGCTTTCATGCGCCGGGGAGATGACCCTGAGGCACCCTCTGACGATCCTAACGTTATGGCACGAAATAAATCGTGGGATCGGTTAGTTTCTATATTGAATGAACTTTAA
- a CDS encoding Asp-tRNA(Asn)/Glu-tRNA(Gln) amidotransferase GatCAB subunit B — MAHEKYEAVIGLEVHAQLLTQSKAFAPVTIEYGGSPNTQVTPLCLGHPGTLPVVNENLVRYIIKMGLATGCDVAKKSIFARKNYFYPDLPKGYQISQFDTPICFDGFVDISLEEYDKRIGLTRIHMEEDAGKSIHDQDPYNTLVDLNRAGTPLIEIVSEPDLRTPQEAYAYLSKIKQIVQYLEICDGNMEEGSLRCDANVSVRPRGQEKLGTRTELKNMNSFRNVERAIHYEIYRQIELIEEGGEVVQQTRLWDTSKEQTRAMRSKEEAHDYRYFPEPDLPPIIVTDEMLAEIKEELPELADVRRTRFIEDYGMSEDDAVTITDSRYLADYYEEVVEYLGNPKSASNIVLSEVLRVLNEKSIDIREFSISAKRVSELVKLKEGDKINSSAMQEIFNAMLNEDKEPEELAKEMNLIQVSDSGFLEPIVDEIIANNPDEVSRYKDGKKQLIVFFVGQAMKASKGKANPKLVKDLISKKLND, encoded by the coding sequence ATTGCCCACGAGAAGTACGAGGCGGTGATTGGCCTCGAAGTCCACGCCCAGTTATTAACGCAAAGCAAGGCTTTTGCACCGGTTACAATCGAGTATGGCGGATCTCCAAATACACAGGTTACCCCGCTTTGCTTAGGTCACCCCGGAACGCTTCCGGTTGTGAACGAAAACCTGGTTCGTTACATCATTAAGATGGGACTAGCCACCGGTTGTGATGTAGCTAAAAAATCTATTTTTGCCCGCAAGAATTATTTCTATCCTGATCTCCCTAAAGGCTACCAGATTTCTCAATTCGATACACCGATCTGCTTTGATGGTTTTGTGGATATCAGCCTGGAAGAATATGATAAGCGAATTGGGTTGACCCGCATCCATATGGAAGAAGATGCCGGGAAGTCCATTCACGATCAGGATCCCTATAATACACTGGTTGACTTAAACCGTGCCGGAACTCCATTGATTGAAATAGTATCGGAACCTGATTTACGCACTCCACAGGAAGCTTATGCCTACCTTTCCAAGATCAAGCAGATTGTTCAGTATCTGGAAATCTGTGACGGAAATATGGAAGAGGGAAGTTTGCGTTGTGATGCCAACGTATCGGTACGTCCACGTGGACAAGAAAAATTAGGTACCCGAACGGAGCTCAAAAACATGAACTCGTTCCGTAATGTTGAGCGAGCCATTCATTATGAAATTTATCGTCAGATTGAGCTGATTGAAGAGGGCGGGGAAGTTGTTCAGCAAACCCGTTTGTGGGATACTTCCAAAGAGCAGACCCGTGCAATGCGTTCCAAAGAAGAGGCTCATGATTATCGGTACTTCCCTGAGCCTGATCTACCTCCTATTATTGTGACTGATGAGATGCTCGCTGAAATAAAGGAAGAGCTTCCTGAGTTGGCAGATGTGCGTAGAACCCGATTTATCGAAGATTATGGAATGAGTGAAGATGATGCGGTCACCATTACAGACAGCCGTTATCTCGCTGATTACTATGAGGAAGTAGTTGAATATCTCGGAAACCCGAAGTCTGCATCCAACATTGTGTTGAGTGAAGTACTTAGAGTACTGAATGAAAAAAGCATCGATATTCGTGAGTTTAGTATCTCTGCAAAAAGAGTTTCTGAGTTGGTTAAACTCAAAGAAGGTGATAAAATTAATTCTTCAGCTATGCAGGAAATTTTCAATGCGATGCTGAATGAAGATAAAGAGCCGGAAGAGCTTGCCAAAGAAATGAACCTGATTCAGGTTTCAGATTCCGGTTTCCTTGAGCCGATTGTAGATGAAATTATTGCGAATAATCCCGATGAGGTTTCACGGTATAAAGACGGTAAGAAACAATTGATTGTATTCTTCGTTGGTCAGGCTATGAAAGCCTCAAAAGGCAAAGCAAATCCAAAGTTGGTGAAAGATTTAATTTCTAAAAAATTAAACGACTGA
- a CDS encoding triose-phosphate isomerase — protein sequence MRRFLIAGNWKMNCGPYDAAELLEGLKAKKAEVNENVDVLVCPPFVSIGMAVNYLHDTDIQVGAQNLHFEENGAFTGEISGSMIAESGCNYVIIGHSERRQYFGETDTTVNKRTHKALEHKLAPIVCVGESLDQRKSDKHYELVKNQVTAALFNISEEDLLDVVIAYEPIWAIGTGETASPEQAQEMHEHIRKIIAELYSQDAADQVNILYGGSMKPANAHELLSQPDVDGGLIGGASLDADSFSEIITIAEELA from the coding sequence ATGCGAAGATTTTTAATAGCCGGTAATTGGAAAATGAATTGTGGCCCATATGATGCGGCTGAACTACTCGAAGGACTGAAGGCTAAAAAAGCTGAAGTCAACGAAAATGTTGATGTCCTGGTTTGTCCTCCCTTTGTCTCCATTGGGATGGCCGTTAACTATCTGCACGATACCGACATTCAGGTGGGTGCTCAGAACCTTCACTTTGAAGAAAATGGCGCTTTCACAGGAGAAATTAGTGGAAGTATGATCGCTGAAAGTGGCTGTAACTATGTAATTATTGGTCACTCTGAACGCCGACAGTATTTTGGCGAGACCGATACCACGGTAAACAAGAGAACCCATAAAGCACTAGAGCATAAATTGGCTCCTATCGTTTGTGTAGGGGAAAGCCTTGATCAGCGTAAATCAGATAAACATTATGAGTTGGTTAAAAATCAGGTAACTGCTGCTCTTTTCAATATTTCTGAAGAAGACTTGTTGGATGTTGTGATAGCGTATGAGCCAATTTGGGCCATCGGAACAGGCGAAACAGCTTCTCCGGAACAGGCACAGGAAATGCATGAGCATATCCGTAAGATTATTGCTGAACTATATAGTCAGGATGCAGCCGATCAAGTTAACATTCTGTATGGCGGGAGTATGAAACCTGCTAACGCTCATGAGCTCCTAAGTCAGCCTGATGTAGATGGCGGACTAATTGGTGGTGCAAGTTTAGATGCTGACAGCTTTTCTGAAATCATCACAATTGCTGAAGAACTGGCCTAA
- a CDS encoding phosphoribosylamine--glycine ligase: MKYNVLLLGSGGREHALAWSISQSAQLNKLFIAPGNPGTASIGDNVQLSASDFDQVWEFIEANDINLTVVGPEQPLVDGIVNFLETKDHPVFGPKLQAAMLEGSKEFAKEFMERHNIPTAAYKVFDQDDFDEAAAYIKKQNKYPVVLKADGLAGGKGVFIPESEAEAMEVLEELKTSNSLKEAASRLVIEEFMVGEEASVFAISDGDSYRIIGNAQDHKRIGEGDTGLNTGGMGAYSPAPIVTDDILDRVEKEIIEPTISGMKAEDNPYAGILYCGLMITEDGPKVVEYNCRFGDPECQVILPRLKGDMLRVIVACTQASLEEVPIEFDEEVKCCVVLASGGYPESYEKGKVITGLDDVKGAMIFHAGTRAEEEQILTNGGRVLNVVGSGKDLQTAIDNTYAEVKKITFDKAYYRSDIGAKGLKH; the protein is encoded by the coding sequence ATGAAATACAATGTATTGTTACTGGGAAGTGGCGGACGAGAGCATGCGCTTGCGTGGTCCATTTCTCAATCTGCCCAGCTAAATAAACTATTTATCGCTCCCGGAAATCCCGGCACAGCTTCCATTGGAGATAATGTACAGTTATCTGCATCAGACTTTGATCAGGTTTGGGAGTTCATAGAAGCTAATGATATCAACCTCACCGTTGTTGGGCCCGAGCAACCTTTAGTTGACGGAATAGTCAACTTTCTGGAAACGAAGGATCACCCCGTTTTTGGACCCAAGCTCCAGGCAGCTATGCTGGAAGGGAGTAAGGAATTCGCTAAAGAATTCATGGAGCGTCACAACATTCCCACCGCTGCATACAAAGTTTTTGATCAAGATGATTTTGATGAAGCAGCTGCCTATATCAAAAAACAGAATAAGTATCCGGTAGTATTAAAAGCGGATGGACTTGCGGGCGGTAAAGGGGTTTTTATTCCGGAATCAGAAGCTGAGGCTATGGAAGTTCTGGAAGAACTCAAGACCAGTAATTCACTGAAAGAGGCTGCCAGCCGTCTTGTCATTGAAGAATTTATGGTAGGAGAGGAAGCGTCCGTTTTTGCAATTTCAGATGGTGATTCCTATAGAATAATTGGAAATGCCCAAGATCATAAGAGAATCGGTGAAGGCGATACTGGACTCAACACCGGTGGAATGGGAGCTTATTCGCCGGCGCCTATTGTGACAGATGATATTCTTGATCGTGTAGAAAAAGAAATTATTGAACCTACCATCTCGGGGATGAAGGCGGAAGACAATCCGTATGCTGGAATTTTATATTGTGGATTGATGATCACCGAAGACGGTCCCAAAGTGGTAGAATATAACTGTCGATTTGGTGATCCCGAATGTCAGGTAATTCTTCCGAGACTTAAAGGCGATATGCTGCGGGTCATTGTTGCTTGTACACAAGCTTCCCTTGAAGAAGTCCCGATTGAGTTTGATGAAGAAGTGAAGTGCTGTGTGGTATTAGCTTCCGGTGGATATCCTGAATCCTATGAAAAAGGAAAAGTCATCACCGGTTTAGATGATGTTAAAGGAGCAATGATCTTTCACGCAGGAACCAGAGCAGAAGAGGAGCAGATACTAACGAACGGTGGACGAGTACTGAACGTAGTTGGCTCAGGAAAAGATCTTCAAACAGCCATTGATAACACCTACGCTGAAGTCAAAAAAATAACCTTTGACAAAGCCTACTACCGAAGCGATATTGGGGCAAAAGGCCTCAAACATTAG